A part of Synechococcus sp. KORDI-49 genomic DNA contains:
- the ppk2 gene encoding polyphosphate kinase 2 codes for MASVLDALDHSDGDIDHPQEMLIELQDGFSSDHKRLEKKTYEKELAKLQSELVKMQYWVKATGFRMIILFEGRDAAGKGGSIKRLTEPMNPRGCRVVALGTPSDQQKSQWYFQRYVEHFPSAGEIVVFDRSWYNRAGVERVMGFATPEQVEQFYVACPQFERMIVQDGILLLKYWFSINDEEQEKRFQARIDCEERRWKLSPMDIESRNRWVEYSRAKDIMFSKTHIPEAPWFTVEANDKRRARLNCLSHVLSKVPYEDMTPDPIEMPSRPEQGDYKRPPFNEQFFVPNNYPYRD; via the coding sequence ATGGCATCTGTGCTGGACGCTCTGGACCACAGTGACGGCGATATCGATCACCCCCAGGAAATGCTGATCGAACTCCAGGACGGCTTCTCCAGCGATCACAAGCGCCTGGAGAAGAAGACCTACGAGAAGGAACTGGCGAAGCTCCAGTCCGAACTGGTGAAGATGCAGTACTGGGTGAAGGCCACAGGCTTCAGGATGATCATCCTGTTCGAGGGACGGGATGCCGCCGGCAAGGGCGGTTCGATCAAACGCCTCACCGAACCGATGAATCCGCGCGGATGCCGGGTCGTCGCCCTGGGCACGCCGTCCGATCAACAGAAGAGCCAGTGGTACTTCCAGCGCTATGTGGAGCATTTCCCCAGCGCCGGCGAGATCGTCGTCTTCGATCGCAGCTGGTACAACCGCGCCGGAGTGGAGCGGGTGATGGGGTTTGCCACCCCGGAGCAGGTGGAGCAGTTCTACGTGGCCTGCCCTCAGTTCGAGCGGATGATCGTCCAGGACGGCATCCTGCTGCTGAAGTACTGGTTCTCGATCAACGACGAGGAGCAGGAGAAGCGCTTCCAGGCGCGTATCGATTGCGAGGAGCGGCGCTGGAAGTTGAGCCCGATGGACATCGAATCCCGCAACCGCTGGGTCGAATATTCAAGAGCCAAGGACATCATGTTCTCCAAGACCCATATCCCCGAGGCTCCCTGGTTCACCGTTGAGGCGAATGACAAACGCCGTGCCCGCCTGAACTGCCTCAGCCACGTGCTCAGCAAGGTGCCCTATGAGGACATGACGCCGGACCCGATCGAGATGCCGAGCCGCCCGGAGCAGGGGGACTACAAGCGTCCCCCTTTCAACGAGCAGTTCTTCGTTCCGAACAACTACCCCTACCGGGACTGA
- a CDS encoding leucine-rich repeat domain-containing protein, giving the protein MSFTYQLNFDPQGARYGTELVILEGSTEIPDNTLSNLSEEIGRPANLTAVVIPSTVTRIGSYAFQSASRLTSIAIPESVTTVDIGAFRASGLTSIRLPESVTQLGESAFRGSRITEATLSDAITTIPPALFSDTQLQTIELPESTRSIESFAFYQTQLTDITIPNGVTSIGDDAFHGSQLTRVSIPNTVESIGERAFANNNLSDLVIPDSVTAIGDEAFQGSSDLSVYLPTRFDAESTTTSVFDSDATLNHRDGITGQTDALIGDVDNSGDLGVSDAISILRTVVGLEESMTKFPGVNPSSLMDVDQSGAIGVGDAIAVLRSIVGLDPITTTVALPLING; this is encoded by the coding sequence GTGAGCTTCACTTATCAGCTGAATTTCGACCCGCAAGGGGCTCGCTACGGCACGGAACTTGTGATACTTGAGGGTTCCACTGAGATCCCTGACAACACCCTCAGCAACCTGAGCGAGGAGATCGGCCGCCCAGCCAACCTGACCGCCGTCGTCATCCCAAGCACGGTTACACGGATCGGCTCCTACGCCTTTCAGAGCGCCAGCCGGCTGACCTCCATCGCCATTCCTGAATCAGTCACCACGGTTGACATCGGCGCCTTCCGTGCGTCCGGCCTCACCAGCATCCGGCTGCCAGAGTCCGTGACACAGCTTGGGGAAAGCGCATTCCGGGGATCCCGCATCACCGAAGCAACCCTCTCGGATGCGATCACCACCATTCCGCCGGCGCTGTTCTCCGACACGCAGCTGCAGACGATTGAGCTGCCCGAATCCACACGCTCGATCGAATCGTTCGCTTTCTACCAGACACAACTGACCGACATCACCATCCCCAATGGCGTTACGTCCATCGGGGACGATGCCTTCCACGGCTCACAGCTGACGCGGGTCTCGATCCCCAACACGGTGGAGTCGATCGGCGAGCGGGCCTTCGCCAACAACAACCTGTCAGACCTTGTGATTCCCGACTCCGTGACAGCCATCGGAGACGAAGCCTTTCAGGGATCCAGTGATCTGAGCGTGTATCTCCCAACGCGTTTCGACGCCGAGTCGACCACCACCAGCGTCTTTGACTCCGACGCAACCCTGAATCATCGCGATGGAATCACCGGACAGACGGATGCTCTGATCGGAGACGTTGATAACAGCGGAGACCTTGGGGTCAGCGATGCCATTTCAATCCTCAGAACCGTGGTCGGCTTGGAGGAATCGATGACCAAATTCCCAGGGGTGAACCCCAGCTCTCTGATGGATGTCGATCAGAGCGGGGCCATCGGTGTCGGCGATGCGATCGCTGTTCTGCGATCCATCGTGGGCCTGGACCCGATCACCACCACTGTGGCGCTTCCCCTGATCAACGGATGA